One Trichoderma asperellum chromosome 5, complete sequence genomic region harbors:
- a CDS encoding uncharacterized protein (EggNog:ENOG41): MLCRIFANRSRTRLAGPLFRSTRATLGSLLHERALKSLGPAMASTGKREGHLERTAEEPRDKDLHEVRLGRVEQVNERVRLSRLDLVSGPIKFLPGQWLDTYIPDVPKAGGFTITSAPSAALTGPSPYLELAVQESPENEPAAWLWRPVDAILGATLRVRVGGRFVFPPQSGSSESFDASTSSSSSSSALKKVVFIAGGVGVNPLISMLSYIAEGHGQNGALDVSFMYASKLPTSGNLSDIVFLDRITRAFGEGKVKGGVKLFITAAGDALSQQQETRYINGAAVEVRPRRLTIADIEASIGSADHEGTVVYVCGPPPMTDELVEKLGAVMDSRRVLTERWW; encoded by the exons ATGCTCTGCAGAATCTTTGCCAATCGGTCTCGCACACGGTTGGCAGGACCTCTTTTTCGCTCTACGAGAGCGACGCTTGGTTCTTTACTTCACGAGCGGGCATTGAAGAGCTTAGGCCCAGCTATGGCGTCGACGGGAAAGCGAGAGGGGCATCTTGAGAGGACGGCGGAGGAGCCGAGAGATAAA GACCTTCATGAGGTGCGGCTTGGTCGGGTTGAGCAAGTCAATGAGAGAGTGAGGCTGTCTCGACTAGATCTTGTATCCGGCCCCATAAAG TTCTTGCCCGGCCAATGGCTCGACACATACATCCCCGACGTGCCCAAAGCAGGCGGCTTCACCATCACGTCCGCCCCTTCAGCCGCCCTCACAGGCCCATCGCCATATCTAGAGCTCGCAGTGCAGGAATCGCCCGAGAACGAGCCCGCGGCGTGGCTGTGGCGGCCCGTGGACGCGATTCTGGGCGCGACGCTGCGTGTTCGCGTGGGTGGCAGGTTTGTCTTTCCTCCTCAGagtggcagcagcgagaGTTTTGATGcctctacttcttcttcttcttcttcttctgcgttGAAAAAGGTCGTTTTCATTGCTGGGGGGGTGGGCGTGAATCCCTTGATCAGCATGCTGAGCTACATTGCCGAGGGCCATGGGCAAAATGGCGCTTTGGATGTGAGCTTCATGTACGCGAGCAAGCTTCCTACGAGCGGCAATCTCTCGGATATCGTCTTTCTCGATAGGATTACTCGGGCTTTTGGAGAGGGCAAAGTCAAGGGCGGAGTGAAGCTGTTTATAACGGCTGCTGGGGACGCGCtatcgcagcagcaggagactAGATATATCAATGGAGCTGCAGTGGAGGTTCGGCCACGCCGCCTTACGATTGCAGACATTGAGGCATCGATTGGAAGCGCGGACCACGAAGGCACGGTGGTGTATGTATGTGGACCGCCACCAATGACCGATGAGCTTGTTGAAAAGCTTGGGGCGGTGATGGATTCGCGACGTGTTTTGACGGAGAGATGGTGGTGA
- a CDS encoding uncharacterized protein (BUSCO:EOG092D3JQI~TransMembrane:1 (i318-335o)) encodes MWRDRTNLYISYRQSYAHHPNQRSKYAQGGFSDAFSSSSFAHEDRRGLLSSGAFEDDGDAVIEMDLLPPRWSDISDEITDLLAEIATKSQRLDKLHQTHVLPGFDDDETKRAEEVQIERLTQEITKGFHQCHQRIQKLESMVRESKQSDSISRAEETMAKNIQISLATRVQEASANFRKKQSAYLKKLRGMGGLGAISPIDRPTSPMPGSSYMDPSLQESDADRSFSQSTLQVAMQQKTLHSNDAAIAQREREIEEIAQGIIELSDLFRDLQTMIIDQGTMLDRIDYNVERMNTEVKAADKELIIASGYQKRSIKRKIILLLLLLVAGLFILLLVKPKKNRD; translated from the exons ATGTGGCGCGACCGCACAAACCT CTACATCTCCTACCGGCAGTCGTACGCTCATCATCCCAATCAACGATCCAAATATGCCCAGGGAGGCTTCTCGGACGCCTtctcgagcagcagctttgcgcACGAAGACCGGCGCGGGCTGCTGTCGAGCGGCGCATtcgaagatgatggcgacgCTGTAATTGAGATGGACCTTCTGCCGCCGCGGTGGTCGGACATCTCGGACGAGATCACAGACCTCCTCGCCGAGATTGCCACAAAGAGCCAGCGTCTCGACAAGCTGCACCAGACGCATGTGCTCCCGGGctttgacgatgacgagacCAAGCGGGCCGAAGAGGTGCAGATCGAGAGGCTCACCCAAGAGATTACAAAGGGCTTTCACCAGTGCCACCAGCGGATCCAAAAGCTTGAGAGCATGGTTCGCGAGTCGAAACAGTCCGACAGCATCAGCAGAGCTGAGGAGACAATGGCGAAAAACATCCAGATATCCCTTGCCACAAGGGTCCAAGAAGCGAGTGCCAACTTTAGAAAGAAGCAGAGCGCATATCTCAAGA AACTCCGCGGAATGGGTGGCCTCGGCGCAATCAGTCCCATCGACCGTCCAACATCGCCAATGCCCGGTTCTTCGTACATGGACCCATCACTCCAAGAATCAGATGCCGACCGATCCTTTTCCCAATCAACGCTACAGGTAGCCATGCAGCAAAAGACGCTGCACTCAAACGACGCCGCCATCGCccagcgagagcgagaaatCGAAGAAATCGCACAAGGCATCATCGAGCTATCCGACCTTTTCCGAGATCTTCAGACCATGATCATTGACCAGGGCACCATGCTGGACCGAATCGACTATAATGTTGAACGCATGAATACAGAAGTCAAAGCTGCCGATAAAGAGCTTATAATAGCGTCTGGCTATCAGAAAAGGAGCATCAAGAGGAAGATTATACTCTTGCTGTTGCTATTGGTCGCGGGCCTGTTCATTCTACTTTTGGTCAAACCTAAGAAGAATAGGGACTGA
- a CDS encoding uncharacterized protein (EggNog:ENOG41): MPFLRRRGIMASETDMRRHNVPFAPQADDVPELPLQVKLPDAATEPEPEPEHEPEPEPESARSRPQSRESDTSLDRPITPPVQPQSNKHRRFSVLRFRNASDSQLSLRVKQAAEKPPPVPRPPAIITTAPTMEIGNLKKSASRLGLAAMLRRSTDIPRDDPLSTSANRRHHDPMPRKSTGDQGRPSLSVTDEPQSPRPSTQTTVDSTGTGLNIAPRPSESSRSDVSSTDRVSHASLSSTPKKPLPSTPFFSKLRRNKKPPEPLFPFAHLRQEGSVAATDRSSTTSLGVEATPRPPSAQSAGTHPGENEQGPQLNPAIAFFNANGGPRSDHSSPTRTPTRRGRSSTLSSIGRDSNDEHLVPHTATRTSTSIGRKSFGDLLGLTRLRQNSDLSRQGSFTPATPGSVASKSNSLQLPREESVVLPERFEDESPAKYIARIEGMVSRGVVAAALSKGTDSFFTAALRSFMRTFSFFGDPMDMAIRKLLMEVELPKETQQIDRFLQAFANRYHECNPGIYSTPDQAYFIAFSLLILHTDVFNKNNKHKMQKTDYLKNTRGEGIFDDILECFYDNICYTPFIHVEDDLELNSERQGPGSIKSKRKLAIPAPVADPAKRAAKEPLDPYTLIIDGNLDVLRPNLKATIPMEDQYNYLGSAQSLNLKDLQKTFFRTGVLQIVSARSRPDAFMSDNPLENTDDAPGIVDIKITKVGLLWRKEAKKRKTRSPWQEWGAILTGAQLYFFRNTSWVKNLMHQYDSHIKAGHDGIPITFKPPLEEFKPDALMSTKGAVALLDTSYKKHKNAFIYVRQGGLDEVLLADDEHELNDWLAKLNYAAAFGTSGVKMRGVGGATYDGHSRRAFRRLDSSDATQLVDTPTGPVSIAKSRIDYKMAQDIQLARREFMQEKIAEANQKIEDSKKALENQLRNARHLQILAPIQPRTREQLLLAAARMSAQLRWARMEIWKEICHRDILVLDLKEEGEVVTETKVTADGPLTVEERRVSSAPHPSAAKRPESQSQASVVASEKIPQSPATENLPSFFTDKDEFTLELQDPARPASPPATRPATRPTSEVYPPSEVQETPKVDLGSIRHGSISSITASPAQLPIAKIQSTQLEPHDEDEAASVKSHHAHDDEVDADERQFLKQAGLLQGRVGRDPSDKAITSTTGEAAEPGDKFERNKIRRSLQRTLRESAGHLSHHRSRKGREGGPAASSEDAARDSTLARGTGSFVVHGKKASVINLGTELQVLSNEEQILARKQQQQSNRQSCDQPPAPVLNEEVDDDFYSVLEAPLEEGEGEGEGDGNGEGESRNRRASAASASTATARSFRELHRKYSSAQHRSVSAAGRLAVPSDAESEVAVSFSDGRRSPLPPMETEEDENGAKDLAVDESAISEDDEDTTLELEQEDEKPLERKTENPVQEKEPASEEAEGSESLLNRPLQAVNA, from the exons ATGCCATTCCTACGCCGCCGCGGCATCATGGCCAGTGAGACCGACATGCGTCGCCACAACGTGCCCTTTGCGCCGCAAGCCGACGATGTCCCTGAACTGCCGCTCCAGGTCAAGCTGCCAGATGCGGCCactgagcctgagcctgaaCCTGAACATGAACCCGAGCCCGAGCCTGAGTCCGCGAGATCTCGGCCGCAGAGCCGCGAATCTGACACTTCCTTGGATCGTCCCATCACCCCGCCGGTCCAGCCGCAGTCCAACAAGCACCGTCGCTTCTCCGTCCTGCGATTTCGAAATGCCTCCGATTCGCAGCTGTCTCTCCGAGTCAAGCAGGCGGCCGAGAAGCCCCCTCCTGTGCCTCGAC CTcctgccatcatcaccacagCTCCCACCATGGAAATTggtaacctaaagaaatccGCCTCCCGCCTGGGACTGGCCGCAATGCTGCGACGCTCCACGGACATCCCTCGTGACGATCCTTTATCCACCAGTGCcaaccgccgccaccacgaTCCTATGCCTAGAAAGTCTACAGGCGACCAAGGACGGCCCTCGCTGAGCGTTACGGACGAGCCTCAATCGCCGCGGCCGTCGACCCAGACCACGGTTGATTCCACCGGCACGGGACTCAACATAGCGCCTCGACCATCCGAATCTTCACGATCAGATGTTAGTTCTACTGATCGAGTATCTCACGCCAGCCTCAGTTCTACCCCCAAGAAGCCTTTACCATCTACGCCCTTTTTTAGCAAATTACGGCGAAACAAGAAGCCACCGGAGCCGCTGTTCCCCTTTGCACACCTCCGACAAGAGGGCAGCGTCGCTGCGACTGATCGATCCTCGACTACATCCTTGGGCGTGGAGGCCACACCACGCCCACCTTCGGCCCAGAGTGCAGGCACTCATCCCGGCGAAAACGAACAAGGCCCTCAGCTAAACCCAGCCATTGCCTTTTTCAATGCAAATGGTGGACCGCGTTCCGACCATTCCTCCCCCACACGGACGCCTACACGACGGGGGAGATCATCTACGTTAAGCTCTATAGGCAGAGATTCTAACGATGAGCATCTCGTCCCCCACACCGCTACGCGGACATCAACCTCTATCGGCCGTAAGAGCTTTGGCGACTTATTGGGCTTgactcgtcttcgtcagAACTCGGACCTTAGCCGGCAGGGCTCCTTCACACCCGCCACGCCAGGATCTGTTGCGTCAAAGAGCAATTCTCTTCAGCTGCCAAGAGAGGAGTCTGTAGTCCTTCCAGAGCGATTCGAGGACGAGTCTCCTGCCAAGTATATTGCCCGTATCGAAGGAATGGTTAGCAGAGGCGTCGTAGCTGCCGCGCTGTCAAAGGGCACGGACTCCTTCTTTACCGCCGCTTTGAGAAGCTTCATGAGGACTTTTAGCTTTTTCGGAGACCCCATGGACATGGCCATTCGAAAGCTCTTGATGGAGGTTGAGCTCCCCAAAGAGACGCAGCAGATTGACCGATTTCTGCAAGCGTTTGCAAATCGCTATCATGAATGCAACCCTGGCATCTACTCCACTCCTGATCAGGCATACTTCATCGCCTTCTCTCTGCTCATTCTCCACACGGACGTTTTCAATAAGAACAACAAGCACAAAATGCAAAAGACTGATTATCTGAAAAACACTCGCGGGGAGGGCATTTTCGACGACATCCTTGAGTGCTTCTATGACAACATTTGCTATACCCCTTTCATTCACGTTGAAGATGACCTGGAACTCAACAGCGAGCGTCAGGGCCCAGGCAGCATCAAGTCGAAGAGGAAACTTGCTATCCCAGCCCCCGTGGCCGATCCTGCCAAACGGGCGGCAAAAGAACCCCTCGACCCCTATACTCTCATAATTGATGGAAATTTAGATGTCCTGAGGCCGAATCTCAAGGCCACCATACCCATGGAGGACCAGTATAATTACTTGGGTTCGGCACAGTCCCTCAATCTCAAGGACTTGCAAAAGACATTCTTCAGGACCGGTGTTTTGCAAATCGTCTCCGCTCGGTCTCGTCCTGACGCATTCATGTCCGATAACCCTCTAGAGAACACAGATGATGCACCCGGAATCGTCGACATCAAAATCACAAAAGTCGGTCTACTTTGGCgcaaagaagccaaaaagagaaagacgcGATCTCCATGGCAGGAATGGGGGGCTATTCTCACCGGCGCTCAGCTCTACTTCTTTCGCAACACCAGCTGGGTAAAGAATCTCATGCACCAGTATGATAGCCATATCAAAGCAGGACACGATGGCATACCAATCACTTTTAAGCCACCGCTAGAAGAGTTTAAACCTGATGCCCTCATGTCTACCAAGGGCGCCGTAGCTCTCCTTGACACTTCGTATAAAAAACATAAGAACGCTTTCATCTACGTGAGGCAAGGGGGGTTGGACGAAGTTCTTCTCGCCGATGATGAACATGAGCTTAATGATTGGTTGGCAAAACTCAACTACGCCGCCGCCTTTGGAACATCCGGCGTGAAGATGCGTGGTGTTGGTGGAGCCACATATGACGGCCACAGTCGCCGAGCCTTTAGAAGACTTGACAGTTCTGACGCCACGCAACTTGTTGACACCCCAACTGGCCCTGTATCGATTGCCAAGAGCCGGATCGATTACAAGATGGCTCAAGATATTCAACTGGCGAGACGTGAGTTCATGCAGGAAAAGATTGCCGAAGCAAATCAAAAGATAGAGGACTCCAAGAAGGCTTTGGAGAATCAACTCAGGAATGCTCGGCATTTGCAGATACTGGCACCTATCCAACCGAGGACCagagagcagcttctcctggCTGCGGCCCGCATGTCTGCGCAGCTTCGATGGGCGCGAATGGAGATTTGGAAAGAAATATGCCATCGCGATATCTTGGTCCTGGAcctcaaagaagaaggagaagtgGTTACGGAGACAAAGGTCACGGCCGACGGCCCGCTTACGGTTGAAGAGCGTCGCGTGTCTTCAGCACCGCATCCATCCGCAGCTAAACGACCCGAGTCCCAATCCCAGGCGTCAGTAGTAGCCTCCGAAAAGATACCGCAGTCGCCTGCTACAGAAAATCTCCCATCCTTCTTCACGGACAAAGATGAGTTCACCTTGGAATTGCAGGATCCGGCTAGACCAGCATCTCCTCCGGCAACACGGCCAGCAACACGGCCAACAAGTGAAGTGTACCCACCATCCGAAGTGCAAGAAACACCCAAGGTCGATCTTGGAAGTATCAGACACGGCTCAATTTCAAGTATTACTGCTTCCCCTGCGCAGCTACCAATTGCCAAGATTCAAAGCACGCAGCTCGAACctcatgatgaagatgaggcggCATCGGTCAAGTCTCACCACGCGCACGATGATGAAGTGGATGCCGACGAACGACAATTCTTGAAACAAGCTGGCCTGCTGCAGGGAAGAGTAGGGAGGGATCCATCGGACAAGGCTATCACGTCGACCACTGGAGAAGCCGCCGAGCCTGGAGATAAATTTGAGAGAAATAAAATTCGACGCAGTCTCCAACGCACCCTTAGGGAGAGTGCTGGTCACCTCTCCCATCACCGGAGCAGGAAAGGCAGGGAGGGAGGTCCAGCTGCTTCATCAGAGGATGCTGCTCGGGACAGTACGTTGGCACGAGGCACCGGAAGCTTTGTTGTTCATGGAAAGAAGGCCTCTGTTATCAACCTAGGCACAGAGCTGCAGGTCCTGAGCAACGAGGAGCAGATTTTGGCTCgaaaacagcagcaacagagcAATCGGCAATCGTGTGATCAGCCACCTGCCCCTGTGCTAAATGAAGAAGTGGATGACGACTTTTACTCCGTTCTTGAGGCCCCCctggaggagggcgagggTGAGGGTGAGGGCGATGGCAATGGCGAGGGTGAGTCTCGCAATCGGAGAGCGTCTGCCGCTAGTGCTAGCACAGCTACGGCGAGAAGTTTCCGTGAACTTCACCGGAAATATTCGTCCGCTCAACATCGAAGTGTATCCGCAGCGGGAAGGCTGGCAGTTCCCTCAGATGCGGAAAGTGAGGTGGCAGTGAGCTTTTCTGACGGACGAAGATCTCCCCTGCCCCCTAtggaaacagaagaagatgagaatggCGCCAAGGATTTGGCTGTGGATGAATCGGCTATaagcgaagatgatgaagataccACATTGGAGTTGGaacaagaagacgagaaacCATTAGAGCGTAAAACGGAAAATCCGgtgcaagaaaaagagccaGCAAGCGAAGAGGCCGAGGGGTCTGAATCTCTACTAAACCGACCTCTTCAGGCAGTCAATGCATGA
- a CDS encoding uncharacterized protein (EggNog:ENOG41), which produces MDLDIDMDDGAAGEVFQEVHEDLPRGDDILVPDEPEEPGEVADDGEVNEDDASNTIVPTKIHIRGLDNLHTDDIKSYVKAHYGNVDRVEWIDDTSANLVFSSEPSARDAIVALSAIDIADATALGAGETVPAKALEGKPETSLQIRFATEADKKQAGAALRSRYYLLHPEHDPEERRRRHQENRSRYRDRDNRGTSGRRRRYSDDEVETFEASMYDDAPRASKDDRSLAQESNRGKELFSGRSIGRPTSRRDRSASPRRDDDGDAAMDGFASSSGNREKARSIRGRLANETRSKELFPTKPSNRGGGGQLDQLEKSIGSAHLKEEDMPKIVAEATGDGLNIRGAANQRVGGRDSGFSIKGAANAQELFPGKFGSGNAGKELFSANQPKRRQKAEDLFS; this is translated from the coding sequence ATGGATTTGGATATTGACATGGATGATGGCGCCGCCGGCGAGGTTTTCCAAGAAGTTCATGAGGATCTCCCTCGAGGCGACGATATCTTGGTACCGGACGAGCCAGAAGAGCCAGGCGAAGtggctgatgatggagaagtgAATGAAGACGACGCGTCAAACACCATTGTTCCCACAAAGATTCACATAAGAGGACTCGACAATCTACACACCGACGATATAAAATCATATGTCAAAGCCCATTATGGGAATGTGGATAGGGTAGAGTGGATTGACGACACCTCAGCAAATCTCGTCTTCAGCTCTGAACCTTCTGCGCGCGATGCCATTGTCGCTCTCAGTGCTATTGATATTGCAGATGCAACGGCGCTGGGCGCGGGCGAGACTGTCCCCGCCAAGGCTCTCGAAGGAAAACCTGAAACTTCTCTGCAGATTCGCTTTGCGACGGAAGCCGACAAAAAGCAGGCTGGCGCGGCGCTTCGGAGCCGATATTACCTTTTGCACCCCGAGCACGATCCGGAAGAAAGGCGACGCCGGCACCAAGAAAACCGTTCTCGATATCGCGACCGTGACAACCGGGGAACATCAGGACGACGGAGACGTTATTCAGACGACGAGGTTGAAACTTTTGAGGCAAGCATGTACGACGATGCGCCGCGAGCTTCCAAAGATGACAGGTCATTGGCTCAAGAAAGTAACCGCGGCAAAGAGCTATTCTCAGGCCGCAGCATTGGGCGACCAACCTCTAGGAGGGACAGATCAGCATCTCCGCGCcgcgatgacgatggagacGCAGCTATGGATGGGTTTGCCAGCTCGTCAGGTAATAGAGAAAAGGCTCGATCTATAAGAGGCCGCCTCGCAAACGAAACAAGATCGAAAGAACTTTTCCCCACCAAGCCGTCTAATAGAGGTGGAGGTGGACAGCTAGACCAGCTGGAAAAGTCCATTGGCTCGGCTCACTTGAAAGAGGAGGATATGCCCAAGATTGTCGCCGAAGCAACAGGTGATGGCTTAAACATTCGGGGTGCCGCTAATCAACGAGTGGGGGGCAGGGACAGCGGCTTCTCCATCAAGGGAGCAGCCAACGCGCAAGAGTTATTTCCTGGAAAATTTGGATCAGGCAATGCAGGCAAGGAATTATTCAGTGCGAATCAACCGAAAAGGAGACAGAAGGCCGAAGACTTGTTCTCATGA
- a CDS encoding uncharacterized protein (BUSCO:EOG092D2A51) → MSSDPRNALSALLRAADIDDHEQILDAANAALKADKNDHVAQHTKVVALLKLDRFDDALRVISGGGIKIEATCILEQAYALYKTGKLAEASDLLETRGLEKRSLQHVAAQVAYRAEKFHNAESIYRHLLDTEPENEESDLKINITAAVAQTQWTGIPSSSPAVAPETLDTFELCYNMACGELARGNTSVALTLLQRAAMLCDNSDELTDEEKKIELRSIRAQQAYLFAKIAKPSSALEVYEMLGPPTGKDGRDFAVITQNNHFALEEAGNPFVRQRKAESLMASAAQSDLFSYQSNILKRNNLVIDLGAFKTKGVAERTEKILAQAKLPSANPQINISSIINAAAHTQGLDNKEALRKLQALAVKRPSDVGIVLAIVQLQIREQQGGAALTTLTSFLSRLETSEDVNDLDTRYSPGIVALAVSLMRSQQRESSAKAELVKAAQWWQKRPAHSVGSLLLEAGIELMRSSNADDLKLAGISFDKLFREQQDSEIAAAGLVAAFAASEASKVRQYADKLPPVHDLISGIDVDALFDSGVAVARSNVTSKKRAASDEANAEKATKRRRRKLPKNYVEGKTPDPERWLALRDRSSYRPKGKKGKKRAGEATQGGIVKEEETLGLVGGGGVKVEKAPAPSSTNKKKKKGKK, encoded by the exons ATGTCTTCAGATCCTCGCAACGCCCTCAGCGCCCTCCTTCGGGCCGCTGATATCGACGACCACGAACAGATCCTCGATGCCGCCAATGCCGCACTCAAGGCCGACAAGAACGACCATGTCGCCCAACACACCAAAGTGGTCGCTCTCCTAAAGCTCGATCGCTTCGACGATGCCCTCCGTGTGATTAGCGGTGGGGGGATCAAGATTGAGGCTACCTGCATTCTCGAACAGGCCTATGCGCTGTACAAGACTGGCAAGCTGGCCGAGGCTTCTGATCTGCTCGAGACCCGTGGCCTAGAGAAACGAAGCCTTCAACACGTCGCCGCGCAGGTCGCCTACAGGGCCGAGAAATTCCACAATGCCGAGAGCATTTATAGGCACCTTCTGGATACAGAGCCAGAAAATGAGGAGAGCGATCTCAAAATCAACATCACCGCTGCTGTTGCCCAGACCCAATGGACAGGCATCCCCTCCTCCAGCCCAGCAGTAGCCCCCGAAACTCTGGATACCTTCGAGCTGTGCTATAACATGGCTTGCGGTGAGCTTGCTCGGGGAAACACGAGCGTTGCCCTCACTCTCTTACAGCGTGCTGCTATGCTCTGCGATAACTCGGACGAGCTCAccgacgaggagaagaagattgagcTGAGATCTATCCGCGCCCAACAGGCGTATCTGTTTGCCAAGATTGCAAAACCTAGCTCTGCCCTGGAAGTTTACGAGATGTTAGGTCCTCCAAC CGGCAAAGACGGCCGTGACTTCGCCGTCATTACCCAAAACAACCACTTTGCCCTGGAGGAAGCTGGTAACCCATTCGTGCGCCAACGCAAAGCAGAGTCTTTGATGGCGTCAGCAGCCCAAAGCGACCTCTTCAGCTACCAGTCCAACATCCTCAAGCGCAATAACCTCGTCATCGATCTTGGTGCCTTCAAGACCAAGGGTGTCGCGGAGAGAACGGAAAAGATTCTGGCTCAGGCAAAGCTCCCTTCAGCAAACCCACAGATCAACATCTCCTCCATTATCAATGCGGCTGCTCACACCCAAGGACTGGATAACAAGGAGGCTCTTCGGAAATTACAGGCCTTGGCGGTTAAGCGTCCCAGCGATGTTGGCATTGTCTTGGCTATTGTTCAGCTACAGATTAGGGAACAGCAAGGCGGCGCCGCTTTGACGACTCTCACATCTTTCCTCAGCCGCTTAGAGACTTCCGAGGATGTAAACGACTTAGACACCCGCTACAGCCCTGGTATTGTTGCCCTAGCGGTTTCGTTGATGCGGTCGCAGCAGCGGGAATCATCAGCCAAGGCTGAACTTGTCAAGGCCGCTCAGTGGTGGCAGAAACGTCCGGCTCACTCAGTTGGGTCACTCCTCCTCGAGGCCGGAATCGAGCTCATGAGATCATCCAACGCAGACGACTTGAAATTGGCGGGTATTTCGTTTGACAAGCTATTCCGAGAGCAGCAGGACTCCGAAATTGCTGCGGCTGGACTAGTGGCTGCCTTTGCGGCCTCTGAAGCCTCGAAGGTCAGGCAATACGCCGACAAGCTGCCGCCCGTCCACGACTTGATTAGCGGTATCGACGTAGATGCACTCTTCGACTCTGGCGTGGCCGTCGCCCGCAGCAACGTCACCTCCAAGAAGCGAGCAGCCTCAGACGAGGCCAACGCCGAGAAGGCGACCAAGCGACGAAGGAGAAAGCTCCCCAAGAACTATGTCGAGGGCAAGACTCCCGACCCAGAGCGATGGCTTGCCCTCCGCGATAGATCTTCATACCGTCCTAAAGgcaagaaggggaagaagagagccgGCGAGGCCACGCAGGGAGGTATTgtcaaggaggaggaaacgCTGGGTCTCGTAGGTGGAGGAGGCGTCAAGGTGGAGAAGGCCCCAGCGCCTTCATCGAccaataagaagaagaagaagggcaagaaatag